Proteins from a single region of Sporosarcina sp. P33:
- a CDS encoding transglycosylase domain-containing protein: protein MKRSEYKEQQRKKTPTKKISLKKKIFRFAIAAVLLAVLCVLLMLNVFITFSDVSKLEEPAPRSTVIYDPDGEVIRKVSNSTIEGVLIDQIPNELVEAVIAVEDQRFYKHHGINYFRMGRALLENAFKGKIVSGGSTITQQLAKNVFLTQERTYSRKFKELILAKKIERVYSKEEIMESYLNQIYFGDGAWGVQRAAQTYFGKDVSELTLNESATIAGLIKAPSYLAPTENMEKSVNRRNLVLSLMLREQYINQQEYDEAIGQKLVLGESTVPDYEEKYPYYIDRVVDEAVNMYGLTRDEVLSGGLHITTEINPVIQNALEEVYADDRYFPKSTPDQLLQSASVFLNPKTGGILALVGGRGEYTQKRFNNATDLIRQPGSTLKPIAVYTPALEKGYHMSDLLVDEPIDMDGYSPKNFDQQYRGEVTMYEALAQSYNIPPVWLLDQIGIKEGVSATKRFGISLEKNDRTLGLALGGLDKGTSPLRMAQAYSAFANDGVMEEAHAITEIKDSEGNVLGKWQGESVHVTDAEVAQQMTYMLQGAVAEGTATKAQISGMEVAGKTGTTQLPFEGVDGSKDHWFVGYTPDIAGAVWLGYDQTDTDHYLTTTSSFTAPPIFAQVVSKSASKLSAKKFDLSLIDEDIKELKKQKKKTKEEREKKEKKKEKDKKKKEFWKSIEKWGRDWFKDKEN from the coding sequence ATGAAAAGATCCGAATATAAAGAACAACAGCGCAAAAAAACGCCAACGAAGAAAATCAGCTTGAAGAAAAAGATCTTCCGTTTCGCAATCGCCGCTGTTCTGCTTGCGGTCCTTTGTGTGCTGCTCATGCTGAATGTTTTCATCACATTCAGCGATGTAAGTAAGCTCGAAGAACCCGCACCGAGATCGACGGTTATTTACGATCCGGATGGAGAAGTCATCCGTAAGGTTTCGAATTCGACTATTGAAGGTGTATTGATCGATCAGATTCCGAATGAGCTTGTCGAAGCCGTTATTGCCGTGGAAGATCAACGGTTCTACAAACATCACGGCATTAATTATTTTAGAATGGGGCGCGCCTTGCTCGAGAATGCGTTCAAAGGCAAAATCGTGTCAGGGGGCAGTACGATTACGCAGCAGCTTGCGAAAAATGTATTTTTGACGCAGGAGCGCACGTACTCGCGTAAATTCAAGGAACTGATCCTCGCAAAGAAGATTGAACGGGTGTATTCGAAAGAGGAGATCATGGAAAGTTACCTGAACCAAATTTATTTTGGCGACGGGGCGTGGGGTGTTCAGCGTGCAGCGCAGACCTATTTCGGGAAGGATGTCAGTGAGTTGACGTTGAACGAATCTGCGACAATCGCAGGGCTTATTAAAGCTCCTTCGTATTTAGCGCCAACGGAGAATATGGAAAAGTCGGTGAACCGACGGAATCTGGTGTTGTCATTGATGCTGCGTGAACAGTATATTAATCAGCAAGAATATGATGAAGCGATTGGACAGAAACTGGTACTTGGCGAATCGACAGTGCCGGATTATGAAGAGAAATATCCGTATTATATCGACCGTGTAGTGGATGAAGCGGTGAATATGTACGGTTTGACGAGAGATGAAGTGTTGTCCGGCGGGTTGCATATTACGACAGAAATCAATCCAGTGATCCAGAATGCGCTGGAAGAAGTGTATGCGGATGATAGATATTTTCCGAAGAGCACGCCAGATCAACTCTTACAGAGCGCTTCTGTTTTCCTGAACCCTAAAACAGGCGGGATCCTGGCGTTAGTCGGCGGAAGAGGGGAATATACGCAGAAACGCTTCAATAATGCGACTGACCTCATTCGGCAGCCCGGGTCTACGTTGAAGCCGATTGCCGTCTATACTCCGGCACTTGAGAAAGGATACCATATGTCGGATTTGCTTGTGGATGAACCGATCGATATGGATGGATACTCCCCGAAAAACTTTGATCAGCAATATAGAGGGGAAGTGACCATGTACGAGGCGCTCGCCCAGTCGTATAATATTCCTCCCGTCTGGCTGTTGGATCAGATTGGCATCAAAGAGGGCGTGAGTGCAACGAAACGGTTTGGAATTTCATTAGAAAAAAATGACCGTACGCTTGGATTGGCGCTTGGAGGACTGGATAAAGGAACCTCTCCCTTACGAATGGCTCAAGCGTATTCCGCTTTTGCGAATGATGGAGTGATGGAGGAAGCCCATGCGATTACAGAAATCAAAGATTCGGAAGGAAATGTGCTTGGAAAGTGGCAGGGAGAGTCTGTACACGTGACAGATGCGGAAGTTGCCCAGCAAATGACCTATATGCTGCAAGGAGCTGTAGCGGAAGGTACTGCGACAAAAGCACAAATTTCTGGTATGGAAGTGGCGGGGAAGACGGGCACCACACAGCTCCCGTTTGAAGGAGTGGACGGTTCAAAAGATCATTGGTTCGTTGGCTATACACCGGATATTGCTGGTGCGGTCTGGCTCGGCTATGATCAAACAGACACCGACCATTATTTAACAACTACCAGCAGCTTCACCGCACCGCCCATTTTCGCGCAAGTTGTTTCAAAATCAGCCAGCAAATTATCTGCAAAGAAATTTGATCTATCGTTAATTGATGAAGACATAAAAGAGCTGAAGAAGCAGAAGAAAAAGACAAAGGAAGAAAGAGAAAAGAAAGAGAAGAAAAAAGAGAAGGACAAGAAGAAAAAAGAGTTTTGGAAGAGTATCGAAAAGTGGGGACGGGACTGGTTTAAAGATAAAGAGAACTGA
- a CDS encoding AIM24 family protein gives MKEELGPFKVVEFQRELSINHATAQSAYYASEMNVRRRQLVCDVSQSNITIQAGAMQWMAGEVKATTGLKGVGDFIGKTIRGKMTKESSIKPEYTGTGTLVLEPTYKHILLLDVDEWHQSLVIEDGLFLACDSGLKHKAVMRSNLSSAALGGEGLFNLGISGQGTIALESSVAREELIEIELENDELKVDGNMAIAWSGGLEFTVERSGKTLMGSAASGEGLVNVYRGTGKVLMAPFLQ, from the coding sequence GTGAAGGAAGAGCTTGGCCCTTTTAAAGTAGTAGAGTTTCAAAGAGAGTTAAGTATCAATCATGCTACGGCTCAATCGGCATATTATGCTTCTGAAATGAATGTAAGAAGACGACAGCTCGTTTGCGATGTCAGTCAGTCTAACATTACGATTCAGGCAGGGGCCATGCAATGGATGGCCGGAGAGGTGAAAGCAACGACTGGGCTTAAGGGAGTAGGAGACTTTATCGGAAAGACGATTAGAGGCAAAATGACCAAAGAATCGAGCATCAAGCCTGAGTACACGGGAACGGGTACACTTGTTTTAGAACCAACGTACAAGCATATTTTACTGTTGGATGTGGACGAGTGGCATCAGTCACTTGTCATTGAAGATGGACTTTTTTTAGCTTGTGATTCAGGATTGAAACATAAGGCCGTGATGCGCTCAAATCTTTCTTCTGCTGCACTTGGCGGGGAAGGCCTTTTCAATCTGGGGATTTCTGGGCAAGGAACGATTGCACTGGAATCTTCCGTAGCGAGAGAGGAACTTATCGAAATCGAGTTAGAAAATGATGAGTTGAAAGTCGATGGGAATATGGCGATAGCTTGGTCAGGCGGTTTGGAATTTACTGTCGAACGCTCTGGAAAAACACTTATGGGTTCAGCGGCTTCAGGCGAAGGATTGGTAAATGTCTACCGCGGAACAGGAAAAGTATTAATGGCGCCGTTCCTTCAATAA
- a CDS encoding S-layer homology domain-containing protein, whose product MIGLGTSDVKGKKFIDVPASHGFYKAIVKMAEEGIIGGYPDGSFKPNEPIKRKNMAAILVKAFDLPRDGEVKNPFKGEIGITQDILIIYKLGITTGTSPTTFSPNASITRGQAAKMLAATEQVMLKNAVTIIAGDLGWDSIDAVIDDQVNPSVFRAVKVKGKEDRLSQVQLFPVKVGTGGVVIWGKDAELNMKYQKYYIHVKKENSELRLTVEKTNDTLPAEVSLNTKYKPVKNIALAEVDGETISDNVKIEKTVYNFTYITIEKPGEYITTVRFENGEEARYSVSVFENEDSFLYAGVAMEVGPADNIK is encoded by the coding sequence ATGATTGGTCTGGGTACGTCGGATGTGAAAGGCAAGAAATTTATAGATGTACCGGCATCGCACGGTTTTTATAAAGCGATTGTGAAAATGGCGGAGGAAGGAATTATTGGCGGCTATCCGGATGGCAGTTTCAAGCCAAATGAGCCGATCAAGCGTAAAAATATGGCTGCGATTCTTGTGAAAGCATTTGATTTACCACGTGATGGGGAAGTAAAAAACCCGTTCAAAGGAGAAATTGGCATTACACAGGACATACTTATTATTTACAAGCTCGGCATTACTACAGGCACATCTCCTACAACATTTAGTCCGAACGCATCGATTACGAGAGGGCAAGCCGCGAAAATGCTAGCAGCGACGGAGCAAGTCATGCTGAAAAATGCCGTGACGATAATAGCAGGCGATTTAGGATGGGATTCGATCGATGCGGTTATCGATGATCAAGTGAATCCGAGCGTATTTCGTGCAGTAAAAGTGAAAGGGAAAGAAGACAGGCTAAGTCAAGTTCAATTATTTCCGGTCAAAGTAGGAACAGGTGGAGTGGTCATTTGGGGGAAAGATGCGGAACTGAATATGAAGTATCAAAAGTATTATATTCATGTAAAAAAAGAGAACAGCGAACTACGTTTGACGGTAGAAAAGACGAATGATACTCTTCCGGCTGAGGTATCACTCAATACAAAATATAAACCCGTAAAAAATATAGCTCTTGCTGAAGTAGATGGAGAGACGATCTCCGACAACGTAAAGATTGAAAAAACTGTATATAATTTTACGTATATTACGATCGAAAAGCCAGGTGAGTATATTACAACCGTCCGCTTTGAGAATGGGGAAGAAGCGCGTTACAGTGTGAGCGTTTTTGAAAATGAAGATTCTTTTTTATATGCTGGAGTGGCCATGGAAGTAGGACCGGCTGATAATATTAAATAA
- a CDS encoding TniQ family protein translates to MQRSCLYSIEPIGLGSIGVESLTSYISRLADAHCVTVGDIMAHLITLILDKKYINNIVINGGNGFYKSASAINGHGIIAEDFIEAFTSLTKRKDIRETTLVNCRKLVPYRGLLKSSKHWCPSCFQADLESKQIVYERLSWVLQPFPKCIIHNRILENVCPFCGSSMYTLERKSIPGYCTKCFYWLGNFKENKDATYNSETNDSMRAFFFELINFSLEDNHVSRSISFYLESYFDGSLTQAAEFLGYSKSTLWGWKEGANLAPLNALINITSKLQLSLTDFINNMEKSKITLNDDPSRRIVISERTKKDHQKIQGFINLIIAEKKPYSLSEIAKLMECDKKLLTQMYPNECQQIKRIYLDAIEESKLSKNKTLKKSIDNAVYILLKRGTYPSSGKVEQIR, encoded by the coding sequence ATGCAAAGAAGTTGTTTGTATTCTATTGAACCGATCGGTCTTGGCTCAATTGGAGTAGAGTCCCTTACAAGCTATATATCTAGACTGGCGGATGCTCACTGTGTAACTGTCGGTGATATTATGGCTCATTTAATAACACTGATATTAGACAAAAAATACATCAATAATATTGTGATCAATGGTGGAAATGGTTTTTATAAATCTGCATCTGCCATTAACGGCCACGGAATAATTGCAGAAGATTTTATTGAAGCATTTACGTCTTTAACAAAGAGAAAGGATATTAGGGAAACTACGCTAGTTAATTGCCGAAAATTAGTTCCGTATAGGGGGTTACTAAAAAGTAGCAAACATTGGTGTCCATCCTGTTTTCAGGCTGATTTGGAAAGTAAACAGATTGTGTATGAAAGACTAAGTTGGGTTCTACAACCCTTTCCCAAATGTATTATTCACAACAGGATTCTAGAGAATGTATGCCCATTCTGCGGGTCTAGCATGTATACACTAGAAAGAAAGAGTATACCAGGTTATTGCACAAAATGTTTTTACTGGCTAGGCAATTTTAAGGAAAACAAAGATGCGACTTACAATAGCGAGACCAATGATTCAATGAGAGCTTTTTTCTTTGAATTGATCAACTTTTCTCTTGAAGATAATCATGTTTCACGCTCAATATCCTTTTATTTAGAAAGTTATTTTGACGGGTCTTTAACTCAAGCTGCTGAATTCCTTGGTTATTCCAAGTCGACTTTATGGGGATGGAAGGAAGGGGCTAATCTCGCCCCATTAAATGCTCTGATAAACATTACATCGAAACTTCAGCTTAGTCTAACTGATTTCATAAATAATATGGAGAAATCGAAAATAACATTAAATGATGATCCCTCTCGAAGAATAGTTATTTCTGAAAGAACAAAAAAAGATCACCAAAAAATCCAGGGATTTATTAATTTAATTATCGCAGAAAAGAAGCCTTATTCATTAAGTGAGATTGCAAAATTGATGGAGTGTGATAAGAAGCTATTAACACAAATGTACCCAAACGAATGCCAACAAATAAAAAGAATCTATTTAGATGCCATAGAGGAAAGTAAACTAAGTAAAAATAAAACTTTGAAAAAAAGTATTGATAATGCGGTCTATATATTATTGAAACGGGGTACTTATCCGAGTAGTGGGAAAGTTGAGCAAATTAGATGA
- a CDS encoding YdhK family protein, with the protein MKKHLFFLGLAMIIGLSGCGNKTTNEKSIDVNKEPKQEDMEMEMDHSGSGEVPATLKVAENPTFEVGSEAIIEADHMKGMKGAVATIVGAYDTTAYAISYTPVTGGERVKNHKWVIQEEIKDADDKTLEPGTEVTVEADHMKGMKGAVAVIDSAEKTTVYMIDYTPTTGGEEVTNHKWVTEEELSAK; encoded by the coding sequence ATGAAGAAGCATTTATTTTTTCTAGGTCTCGCGATGATTATTGGTTTAAGTGGGTGTGGGAATAAAACGACCAACGAGAAAAGCATAGATGTCAATAAGGAACCGAAACAGGAAGATATGGAAATGGAGATGGATCATTCTGGCTCAGGTGAAGTTCCTGCAACATTGAAAGTAGCAGAAAATCCAACCTTTGAAGTCGGAAGTGAAGCAATCATTGAAGCCGATCATATGAAAGGAATGAAAGGTGCAGTCGCGACAATTGTTGGTGCATATGATACTACAGCCTACGCCATTTCATATACCCCGGTAACCGGCGGTGAAAGAGTGAAGAACCATAAATGGGTTATCCAGGAGGAAATTAAGGACGCAGATGACAAAACGTTGGAGCCGGGTACTGAGGTCACTGTAGAGGCAGATCATATGAAAGGGATGAAAGGGGCAGTAGCTGTAATTGATTCAGCTGAAAAAACGACTGTATATATGATTGATTATACTCCGACTACGGGTGGTGAAGAGGTAACTAACCACAAGTGGGTAACAGAAGAGGAACTTTCAGCTAAATGA
- a CDS encoding four-helix bundle copper-binding protein — translation MNSKYAETLKVILECLEECNTCYDACLKEEDVKMMAECIRLDRECADVCAFAAQAITRNSPFTKQILELCAEVCNRCAEECAKHEQDHCKRCAEACRKCAEACRQAIA, via the coding sequence ATGAATTCGAAATACGCAGAAACCCTTAAGGTGATTCTAGAATGCCTGGAGGAATGCAATACTTGTTACGATGCATGCCTGAAAGAAGAAGACGTTAAGATGATGGCTGAATGCATACGATTGGATCGTGAATGTGCTGACGTTTGTGCTTTCGCTGCACAGGCGATAACTCGTAACAGTCCATTCACTAAACAGATTTTAGAGCTTTGTGCAGAGGTCTGCAACCGTTGCGCTGAAGAGTGTGCTAAACATGAACAGGATCATTGCAAGCGCTGTGCCGAAGCTTGCCGGAAATGTGCAGAAGCATGCCGTCAAGCGATAGCATAA
- a CDS encoding stage II sporulation protein P, whose translation MYPKINRYSKRKKRSLLAVLLYLAIILFLIWLLIVSLLALNYRNDRNNEESPIPGRESSFSDFGAETLDNYSGSTNSLAESNVSTDSTIDKKKMKSIEQQPGRDEFKPNMKELLKDRELVFKDLDAIFANMKSPKRFSKDSIHSTFGRDVVYIYHTHNRESFLPFLKDANKPEEAYHSKANMTLVGEMLGKALERRGIGTKVDSTDIVQELGLRGLDYNNSYKLSGEIVREALRENQNLDIFLDLHRDSLRKDSTTAKLNGEGYAQLLFVVGTGHEDFAKNLSFAEGVNNILSKQYPGLSKGVLKKNKSQGNGVYNQDLSPNSVIVEIGGVDNTAAELHRSIEALAEGLSEYYWHGK comes from the coding sequence ATGTATCCAAAAATAAATCGGTATTCAAAGAGAAAGAAAAGGTCCTTGTTAGCTGTCCTATTATATTTGGCAATTATATTATTTCTTATTTGGTTACTTATCGTTTCTTTGCTTGCGTTAAATTATCGTAATGATAGAAACAATGAAGAAAGTCCTATACCTGGAAGAGAATCTTCGTTTTCGGATTTTGGTGCGGAAACGTTAGACAACTATTCTGGCAGTACGAATTCACTTGCAGAGTCGAACGTTTCTACAGATAGCACAATAGATAAAAAAAAAATGAAGAGCATTGAGCAACAACCAGGTAGAGATGAATTCAAACCTAACATGAAGGAACTTCTAAAAGATAGAGAACTTGTATTCAAGGATCTTGATGCAATCTTTGCAAATATGAAATCGCCCAAAAGATTTTCAAAAGATTCCATACACTCAACATTTGGGCGAGATGTCGTCTATATATATCACACCCATAACCGCGAATCCTTTTTACCGTTTTTAAAAGATGCAAATAAACCGGAAGAAGCGTATCACTCAAAAGCAAATATGACGTTAGTTGGTGAAATGCTAGGGAAAGCACTGGAAAGAAGAGGTATAGGAACAAAAGTGGATTCAACTGATATTGTTCAGGAACTAGGTTTACGGGGATTAGATTATAACAATTCTTATAAGCTATCAGGAGAAATAGTTAGGGAGGCACTTAGAGAAAATCAAAATCTAGACATTTTCTTGGACTTGCATCGTGATTCCTTACGAAAGGATTCTACAACCGCAAAATTGAATGGCGAGGGCTATGCACAGCTTTTGTTTGTTGTTGGGACTGGGCATGAAGATTTTGCAAAGAATCTTTCTTTTGCTGAGGGGGTTAATAATATACTTTCCAAGCAGTATCCGGGTCTGTCAAAAGGTGTATTGAAAAAGAATAAAAGCCAAGGGAATGGAGTTTATAATCAAGATCTTTCCCCGAATTCCGTCATTGTAGAAATTGGCGGAGTAGATAATACAGCTGCAGAGCTACACAGAAGTATTGAAGCGCTTGCAGAAGGACTAAGTGAATATTATTGGCATGGGAAATGA